In the genome of Candidatus Goldiibacteriota bacterium HGW-Goldbacteria-1, one region contains:
- a CDS encoding citramalate synthase: MAAKKISVYDTTLRDGSQSARINYSLEDKLTIAKKLDELGVDYIEGGWPMKGVNNKDFEFFKKAKKLELKHAKLTAFGSTRRAKNKVQDDATLNSLLEAGTKVITIFGKTWSLHAEKILGISLEENLKVIYESVAYLKEKKKEVIFDAEHFFDGYKDNPEYAIKCLLAAQNAGADCLCLCETNGGALPHEIELITKAVVDSVKIKVGIHTHNDCELAAANSIMAVKSGAVQVQGTMNGFGERAGNANLMSIIPILSLKMGYETIPARNLKKLTETSHFLFEVANIPPDDRQPFTGKNAFAHKAGVHANAVLKEASAYEHMNPELVGNTRQILISDQAGASSLMFKAKQWGIDLPKDDPRTKDFIVQIKKMEEEGYEFKDADASLEMFLKKSMLKHHKFFELEGLKVIVEDKSGVMVSEATVKLKVKGQIEHTVADAIGPVGALDSALRKALIKFYPKIKDMHLVDFKVRVLEGSAGTSAKVRVLIESSDKNDVWTTVGVSENIIEASWLALVDSVEYKLLKK, from the coding sequence CTATTCGCTTGAGGACAAGCTGACCATTGCAAAAAAACTTGATGAACTTGGCGTGGATTATATAGAAGGCGGCTGGCCCATGAAGGGCGTAAATAACAAGGATTTTGAGTTTTTCAAGAAGGCAAAAAAGCTTGAATTAAAGCACGCTAAACTTACGGCTTTTGGATCCACAAGGCGCGCTAAAAATAAAGTTCAGGATGATGCCACGTTAAATTCGCTTCTTGAAGCCGGCACAAAGGTAATAACTATTTTTGGAAAAACATGGTCGCTTCATGCGGAAAAAATACTTGGAATATCGCTTGAAGAAAACCTTAAAGTCATCTATGAATCCGTGGCGTACCTTAAGGAAAAAAAGAAAGAAGTTATATTTGACGCGGAACACTTTTTTGACGGGTATAAGGACAACCCGGAATACGCGATTAAATGCCTTTTAGCCGCGCAGAACGCGGGGGCAGACTGCCTGTGCCTGTGTGAAACTAACGGCGGAGCCCTGCCGCACGAAATAGAATTAATAACAAAGGCGGTTGTTGATTCAGTAAAAATAAAAGTGGGCATTCACACGCATAATGACTGCGAACTTGCTGCGGCAAATTCCATAATGGCGGTAAAAAGCGGCGCGGTGCAGGTGCAGGGGACAATGAACGGATTTGGGGAAAGGGCGGGCAACGCCAACCTTATGTCCATAATCCCCATTCTGTCGCTTAAAATGGGATATGAAACAATTCCCGCCAGAAACTTAAAAAAACTTACGGAGACTTCTCACTTTCTTTTTGAAGTGGCAAATATTCCGCCGGATGACAGGCAGCCTTTTACAGGCAAGAACGCTTTTGCGCATAAAGCCGGCGTTCACGCGAACGCGGTTTTAAAAGAGGCAAGCGCGTATGAACACATGAATCCGGAACTTGTGGGAAACACAAGGCAGATACTGATATCGGACCAGGCAGGCGCAAGCTCGCTTATGTTTAAAGCAAAACAGTGGGGTATTGACCTTCCTAAAGATGACCCGCGTACAAAAGACTTTATTGTTCAGATAAAAAAGATGGAAGAAGAAGGGTATGAATTCAAGGATGCGGACGCGTCGCTTGAAATGTTTTTAAAGAAGAGTATGTTAAAGCATCATAAATTCTTTGAACTTGAAGGGCTTAAAGTGATAGTTGAAGATAAAAGCGGGGTAATGGTATCCGAAGCGACGGTAAAGTTAAAGGTTAAAGGCCAGATTGAACACACGGTTGCGGACGCGATAGGCCCGGTGGGCGCGCTTGACAGCGCCTTGCGGAAAGCGCTTATAAAGTTTTACCCTAAGATAAAAGACATGCACCTTGTGGATTTTAAGGTAAGGGTGCTTGAAGGGTCCGCGGGTACAAGCGCAAAGGTGCGCGTTTTAATTGAAAGTTCCGACAAAAACGATGTCTGGACAACGGTAGGCGTATCGGAAAATATAATAGAAGCAAGCTGGCTTGCGCTTGTGGATTCCGTGGAATATAAGCTGTTAAAAAAATAA
- the tilS gene encoding tRNA lysidine(34) synthetase TilS, with translation MFLLSGENIFMKLYSAMLKEITKFIRPNDAIVIGVSGGPDSMALFNLLNSIAKKYNLKIIAAHFNHMLRGKESTRDMEFVRKQAVKAGNVFVTRSKNIDALNKKTGFGTEKTAREERYRFFIESALEYKASKIALAHNLDDNAETILFRLIKGTGTKGLCGIPAQRKVKDGEFGIKHNNLSGAGITIIRPVLKFSKKQIISYLKERKQKYITDSSNSKSVYQRNIIRNKLIPFIEKEMNPAVKECLVRNAVIAANEEDFMQAQADGFIQKNALIDSNKAVFSRVKFLSLHTAVRQRVIMAVLYRVLDAKRKVDYTLVADAEKSIAENSGMSLPAGFAIRYENENVIIKKGDKTPGNNDKAVIIQKNGLKTAYGGFVFETRIVNNNKGINLKGKNSAYVDLSKITFPLTIRKRRNGDKFTPYGMNSQVKIKDFIISQKIKEDIILVCDKKKIIWVAGKRTDDRAKVDKGSKKLLLLRFFPLK, from the coding sequence ATGTTTCTTTTGTCAGGGGAAAACATATTTATGAAACTTTATTCTGCCATGCTTAAAGAAATTACAAAATTCATCAGGCCAAACGATGCAATAGTTATTGGTGTATCCGGCGGGCCGGATTCAATGGCTTTATTCAACCTTTTAAATTCCATTGCAAAAAAATATAACCTTAAAATCATTGCGGCGCATTTTAATCACATGCTGCGCGGTAAGGAAAGCACCCGTGATATGGAATTTGTACGTAAACAAGCGGTTAAAGCGGGCAATGTATTCGTTACCAGAAGTAAAAATATAGACGCCCTTAATAAAAAAACCGGTTTTGGAACGGAAAAAACCGCAAGGGAAGAGCGGTACAGGTTTTTTATTGAAAGCGCCCTTGAATATAAAGCTTCAAAAATAGCGCTTGCGCATAACCTGGATGACAATGCGGAGACAATTTTATTCCGTCTTATTAAAGGCACCGGCACAAAGGGTTTATGCGGGATTCCGGCGCAAAGAAAGGTAAAGGACGGCGAATTTGGAATTAAGCATAATAACCTTTCCGGCGCCGGTATTACGATAATAAGGCCTGTCCTTAAATTTTCCAAAAAACAGATTATTTCATACCTTAAAGAAAGAAAGCAGAAATATATAACTGACAGCAGCAACAGTAAGTCTGTATATCAGAGAAACATTATCAGGAATAAACTGATACCTTTCATAGAAAAAGAGATGAATCCCGCGGTAAAAGAGTGCCTTGTAAGAAATGCCGTAATTGCGGCAAATGAAGAAGATTTTATGCAGGCGCAAGCTGACGGATTTATTCAAAAAAACGCCTTAATTGACAGCAATAAGGCTGTTTTTTCAAGGGTGAAGTTTTTATCTCTTCATACCGCTGTCAGGCAAAGGGTAATAATGGCCGTTTTATACAGGGTTTTAGACGCTAAAAGGAAAGTGGATTACACGCTGGTAGCGGACGCGGAAAAATCTATTGCGGAAAATAGTGGCATGTCTTTGCCGGCAGGTTTTGCTATAAGGTACGAAAATGAAAATGTGATTATTAAAAAAGGGGATAAAACTCCTGGTAATAATGATAAAGCCGTGATAATTCAAAAAAACGGCTTAAAAACCGCATATGGCGGGTTTGTGTTTGAAACAAGAATTGTAAACAATAATAAGGGGATTAATTTAAAAGGGAAGAACAGCGCGTACGTTGATTTATCAAAAATAACTTTTCCTTTGACCATAAGAAAAAGGAGAAATGGCGATAAATTTACCCCTTATGGCATGAATTCACAGGTGAAAATAAAGGATTTTATTATTTCGCAAAAAATAAAAGAAGATATAATACTGGTTTGTGACAAAAAAAAGATTATTTGGGTGGCGGGCAAAAGGACAGATGACAGGGCGAAAGTGGACAAAGGTTCCAAAAAACTTCTTTTGCTGCGGTTTTTTCCTTTAAAATAA
- a CDS encoding ATP-dependent 6-phosphofructokinase (catalyzes the formation of D-fructose 1,6-bisphosphate from D-fructose 6-phosphate in glycolysis), translated as MVKRIAVMTTGGDAPGMNAAIRGVVRTAIGLGMEVYGIEEGFSGLLQNMFKKMESYSVSNIVNKGGTILRTVRSKDFRLPEKRKEAYSFLKRNLIEGLVVIGGDGSRMGAYTVTKETGLPTVFIPASIDNDVYGTDFTIGFDTAVNVALEAIDKIRDTAASHERVFIVELMGREHGFLTLECGITGGAEIILIPEFKKDFNLLKIANSLQAGIKRGKSSSIIVMAEGLGSGIDFAVKLEKKLGFEVRCSVLGYIQRGGTPTARSRKLGLSFGYNAVKLIKKMKTGESKMVGIQGEKIVIHEMKDVTGKERDIDKDSYEMNKIFSL; from the coding sequence ATGGTTAAACGTATTGCCGTAATGACAACCGGAGGAGATGCGCCCGGCATGAACGCCGCCATAAGGGGCGTGGTAAGGACCGCTATAGGTTTAGGAATGGAAGTTTACGGGATAGAAGAGGGTTTCAGCGGCCTTCTGCAGAACATGTTCAAAAAGATGGAATCATATTCGGTAAGCAATATTGTAAATAAGGGCGGCACAATATTAAGGACTGTGCGGTCAAAAGATTTCAGGCTGCCGGAAAAAAGAAAAGAGGCATACTCTTTTTTAAAGCGCAACCTTATAGAGGGGCTTGTGGTTATTGGCGGCGACGGGTCAAGGATGGGCGCGTACACCGTCACGAAAGAAACAGGATTACCAACTGTATTTATACCGGCATCAATTGATAATGATGTCTATGGGACTGACTTTACAATAGGGTTTGACACGGCTGTCAATGTGGCGCTTGAAGCGATTGACAAGATAAGGGATACCGCGGCTTCGCATGAAAGGGTTTTTATCGTGGAATTAATGGGCAGGGAGCACGGTTTTTTAACGCTTGAATGCGGGATAACAGGGGGCGCGGAAATTATCCTTATACCTGAATTTAAAAAAGATTTTAACCTTTTAAAGATAGCGAATTCCCTTCAGGCAGGCATAAAAAGGGGAAAAAGCAGCAGCATAATAGTTATGGCCGAAGGGCTTGGCAGCGGTATTGATTTTGCGGTTAAACTTGAAAAGAAACTGGGTTTTGAAGTGCGCTGTTCTGTGCTGGGTTACATTCAAAGGGGCGGCACGCCGACCGCAAGAAGCAGAAAATTAGGTCTTAGTTTCGGATACAATGCGGTTAAACTTATTAAAAAAATGAAAACAGGCGAAAGCAAGATGGTTGGAATTCAGGGTGAAAAGATTGTAATTCATGAGATGAAAGATGTAACCGGAAAAGAAAGGGATATTGACAAAGACTCTTACGAAATGAATAAAATATTTTCTTTATAG
- a CDS encoding biopolymer transporter ExbD, whose product MSVDVGDDAEPITEINVTPLVDVCLVLVIIFMVTAPMMTQSKLSVTLPKAATDESKNEDHVTITIDKDGKINVNETVVYSIAQMEPVLARKLAQSDEQVVIIKADELLENGTVMDVMEAAKKAKPNKIYFATQHKKEGI is encoded by the coding sequence ATGAGTGTTGATGTCGGCGATGACGCAGAACCGATAACAGAAATAAACGTAACACCGCTGGTTGACGTCTGCCTTGTGCTTGTTATCATATTTATGGTAACGGCGCCCATGATGACGCAGTCAAAACTTTCGGTGACGCTGCCTAAAGCGGCAACGGATGAGTCTAAAAATGAAGACCACGTGACAATAACAATAGATAAAGACGGCAAGATAAACGTGAATGAAACCGTGGTATACAGTATTGCCCAGATGGAGCCCGTTTTGGCAAGAAAACTTGCGCAGTCTGATGAACAGGTGGTAATTATCAAGGCTGATGAACTTCTTGAAAACGGCACTGTTATGGATGTAATGGAAGCCGCAAAAAAAGCAAAACCAAATAAAATATACTTTGCTACACAGCATAAAAAAGAGGGGATATAA
- a CDS encoding glutamate racemase, with protein sequence MNNKGIGVFDSGLGGLTVVKELMKTMPDEKIIYLGDTARTPYGTKTKETIIRFSVENTGFLLKKNVKIVVVACNTVSALALNEIKQKFGVNIIGVIDAGARAAVAATENKRIGVIGTKATIGSGIYEKTIRKYNPDIKVFSNPAPLLVPLVEEGWIDRKETEDILKHYLLPFKGKRIDTLVLGCTHYPLLKPLIKKILPGISVIDSAKETAAVVSNLIIMKNQLSKKGNSKSSAFYVTDTPVTFNRVGKMFLKSKMIKAKKISL encoded by the coding sequence ATGAACAATAAAGGAATCGGCGTATTTGATTCAGGGCTTGGCGGGCTTACAGTGGTTAAAGAACTTATGAAAACCATGCCGGATGAAAAAATAATTTACCTTGGGGATACAGCAAGGACGCCTTACGGGACAAAAACAAAAGAGACCATAATCCGTTTCTCTGTTGAAAATACCGGATTTCTGCTTAAAAAAAACGTAAAGATAGTGGTGGTGGCGTGTAACACCGTTTCCGCGCTTGCTTTAAATGAGATTAAACAGAAGTTTGGCGTTAATATAATCGGCGTAATTGACGCGGGCGCCAGGGCTGCGGTAGCGGCCACTGAAAATAAAAGGATAGGCGTTATTGGAACCAAAGCCACAATAGGAAGCGGAATCTATGAAAAAACAATAAGAAAGTATAATCCGGACATAAAAGTGTTTTCAAATCCCGCGCCTTTACTGGTTCCGCTTGTGGAAGAGGGCTGGATTGACAGAAAAGAAACAGAGGATATCTTAAAGCATTACCTGCTTCCATTTAAAGGCAAAAGAATAGACACGCTGGTGCTTGGCTGCACTCACTATCCGCTGTTAAAACCGCTTATTAAAAAGATTCTGCCGGGCATAAGCGTTATAGATTCCGCGAAAGAAACTGCGGCAGTGGTATCCAACCTTATAATAATGAAAAACCAGTTGTCAAAAAAAGGCAATTCAAAAAGCTCCGCTTTTTATGTAACTGATACTCCGGTTACATTTAACAGGGTGGGGAAGATGTTTTTAAAGAGCAAAATGATAAAGGCAAAAAAGATAAGCCTTTAG
- the rdgB gene encoding non-canonical purine NTP pyrophosphatase, RdgB/HAM1 family produces the protein MTEIILASNNKNKALEIAHIFKGNKVKVLTLDEIGFKGDIKETGETLAQNAAIKARAVRKMSKGRIIIADDSGLEVEYLAKAPGVYSARFAGPGCTYNDNNLKLLKLMNGVKKAQRKASFRTVICIVFPDGREAFAEGRVNGYISETLTGKQGFGYDPVFFYVPTKRTFAEMTFSQKNKVSHRRKAAAKAWEIIKKELK, from the coding sequence ATGACCGAAATAATCCTTGCTTCCAATAATAAGAATAAGGCGCTTGAAATAGCGCATATTTTTAAAGGCAATAAGGTAAAGGTTCTAACCCTTGATGAAATAGGATTTAAAGGCGATATCAAAGAAACCGGCGAAACCCTTGCACAAAACGCGGCAATTAAGGCGCGTGCGGTAAGAAAAATGTCAAAAGGCAGGATTATTATCGCGGATGATTCAGGGCTTGAAGTGGAATATCTGGCAAAGGCGCCCGGTGTTTATTCAGCCAGGTTTGCAGGCCCGGGCTGCACGTATAATGATAATAATCTTAAACTGTTAAAACTTATGAACGGCGTAAAAAAGGCGCAAAGAAAGGCATCTTTCAGGACAGTCATTTGTATTGTTTTCCCGGATGGCAGGGAAGCTTTTGCCGAAGGCAGGGTGAACGGGTATATAAGTGAAACTTTGACAGGTAAACAGGGTTTTGGTTATGACCCTGTGTTTTTTTATGTACCGACAAAGAGGACGTTTGCCGAAATGACGTTTTCGCAGAAGAACAAGGTCTCTCACAGAAGAAAAGCTGCGGCAAAAGCGTGGGAGATTATAAAGAAAGAGTTAAAGTAA
- a CDS encoding ribonuclease PH translates to MRGNRDKNQMREVKITRNFMKYAEGSVLVEFGDTKVICTATVQNDVPPFLKGKGTGWVTAEYSMLPRSTNTRNQRDSAKGKPNGRAQEIQRLIGRSLRAVIDFKKLGERTIIIDADVMQADGGTRTAAITGAYVALYDAAEKLMKSGETESSAVNEIIAAVSVGMKNGEVLLDLDYKEDSSADVDMNIVMTGSGKFIELQSTAERKPFTTEELNAMIASGKKGIEELFKIQKKALGI, encoded by the coding sequence ATGCGAGGCAACAGGGACAAAAATCAGATGAGGGAAGTTAAGATTACCCGCAATTTCATGAAATACGCGGAAGGCTCTGTGCTTGTGGAATTCGGCGATACAAAAGTTATATGCACGGCCACGGTTCAAAATGACGTGCCGCCATTTTTAAAAGGCAAGGGAACAGGCTGGGTGACTGCGGAATATTCAATGCTGCCGCGTTCCACCAATACAAGAAATCAAAGGGATTCGGCCAAAGGCAAACCCAACGGCAGGGCGCAGGAAATACAAAGGCTTATAGGCAGGTCGCTTCGCGCGGTTATTGATTTTAAGAAACTTGGCGAGCGCACAATAATAATAGACGCGGATGTAATGCAGGCGGACGGCGGCACAAGGACAGCCGCCATTACCGGCGCGTATGTGGCGCTGTATGACGCGGCAGAAAAACTTATGAAAAGCGGGGAAACAGAGTCTTCGGCGGTAAACGAAATAATAGCCGCGGTCTCTGTGGGCATGAAAAACGGGGAAGTGCTGCTTGACCTTGATTATAAGGAAGATTCCAGCGCGGATGTGGATATGAATATAGTAATGACGGGGTCCGGTAAATTTATAGAGCTTCAGTCCACGGCGGAAAGAAAACCTTTCACAACGGAAGAATTAAACGCCATGATAGCTTCCGGTAAAAAGGGAATTGAAGAACTGTTTAAAATACAGAAAAAAGCGCTGGGGATTTAA
- a CDS encoding 4Fe-4S ferredoxin, with protein sequence MKSEVYFTPFGAEHFNDSILSRLEKMFDRSGAGSIIKEGDLVAVKAHFGEHGNVSFVSPVYYRAIVDRIKMCGGNPFITDSNTLYVGERNNAVKHHNIAAKHGFTIETAGAPVIIADGLMGTDFVNVEINGKHIKNAKIASAIYWAPKMVVVSHCKGHMMTGFGGTLKNLGMGGACRAGKQEQHSGQVPKFLSDKCTGCAECVEWCNFNAIEINGDKAVNIPDKCSGCGECIAACRFDAIESNWDVDVSVMQEKMAEYAAAAVKNKKKAVFYFNFVINVTPECDCAPSSDKYLVPDIGILGSFDPVALDAASADLINKASVIMSNVSGKDGYDMKHAENDKFRMVHPRMDWQAQLKHAEELGMGTRQYELIEL encoded by the coding sequence ATGAAGTCAGAAGTTTACTTTACGCCGTTTGGAGCGGAACATTTCAATGACAGTATTCTGTCGCGCCTTGAAAAGATGTTTGACCGGTCAGGGGCGGGCAGTATTATAAAGGAAGGCGATTTGGTTGCCGTGAAAGCACACTTTGGTGAACACGGGAATGTGTCGTTTGTTTCACCTGTTTATTACAGGGCAATTGTTGACAGAATAAAGATGTGCGGCGGAAATCCTTTTATAACCGACAGCAATACCTTATATGTGGGGGAAAGAAATAATGCGGTAAAGCATCATAATATTGCCGCTAAGCACGGCTTTACCATAGAGACAGCAGGCGCCCCTGTAATAATTGCAGACGGCCTTATGGGGACGGATTTTGTGAATGTGGAAATTAACGGGAAACATATTAAGAACGCAAAAATAGCTTCAGCTATTTACTGGGCGCCAAAGATGGTTGTGGTATCGCACTGCAAAGGGCACATGATGACCGGTTTTGGCGGGACGTTAAAAAACCTTGGAATGGGCGGTGCGTGCAGGGCCGGGAAACAGGAGCAGCATTCCGGACAGGTGCCAAAATTTTTAAGTGATAAATGCACAGGCTGCGCTGAATGTGTGGAGTGGTGTAATTTTAACGCGATTGAAATAAACGGCGATAAGGCGGTTAATATTCCGGATAAATGTTCGGGCTGCGGCGAATGTATTGCGGCCTGCAGGTTTGATGCCATTGAAAGCAACTGGGATGTGGATGTAAGCGTAATGCAGGAAAAAATGGCTGAATACGCGGCAGCCGCGGTTAAAAATAAAAAGAAAGCGGTTTTTTATTTTAACTTTGTAATCAATGTTACTCCCGAATGCGACTGCGCTCCTTCAAGCGATAAATACCTTGTACCTGATATAGGTATACTTGGTTCGTTTGACCCCGTTGCCCTTGACGCGGCGTCTGCGGACCTTATCAACAAGGCGTCTGTCATTATGTCAAACGTGTCAGGTAAAGACGGATATGATATGAAACACGCGGAAAATGACAAGTTTCGGATGGTGCATCCCAGGATGGACTGGCAGGCGCAGTTAAAGCATGCCGAAGAACTTGGAATGGGAACAAGGCAATACGAACTGATAGAACTATAA
- the queD gene encoding 6-carboxytetrahydropterin synthase QueD produces the protein MYELMVKDTFASAHNLRDYKGKCEHLHGHNYAVEAYFKSEALEKNGLAVDFNILKAALKKVTEYLDHKYLNDDVPFFKVNNTSAENIARFIYEELEKEVKEAQVCKVSVYESEKAMVSYTK, from the coding sequence ATGTACGAACTTATGGTAAAAGATACTTTTGCGTCAGCGCACAATTTAAGGGATTATAAAGGCAAATGCGAGCACCTGCACGGCCATAATTACGCGGTGGAAGCGTATTTTAAAAGTGAGGCACTGGAAAAAAACGGCCTTGCCGTGGATTTTAATATCTTAAAAGCGGCCCTTAAGAAAGTCACTGAATATCTTGACCATAAGTATTTAAATGACGATGTGCCTTTTTTTAAGGTCAACAACACTTCCGCGGAAAACATAGCAAGGTTTATTTATGAAGAACTTGAAAAAGAGGTAAAAGAAGCACAGGTCTGTAAGGTAAGCGTTTACGAATCGGAAAAGGCAATGGTCTCATATACCAAATAA
- a CDS encoding MotA/TolQ/ExbB proton channel family protein, producing the protein MKRSLTLVLTFVLSVFFAGALFAAEGGEAGGYQIDTLQVLRSSWVIILMLVLSIVVVGVTVERFMYFQKNKLDSDKFMAKIKGYIVDKKFEEAEEFCKNTKGNVPKVILEGLENRFLPREEVSKLMEVAHMEQKINMERYLGVLGTLGNISPFIGLLGTVLGIIKAFKDLASSAGGGPEVVMVGIAEALIATAAGLAVAIPAVVMFNIYTKRVKNIAVEMEAMAKKMLVLLANYAEGSNAGRRK; encoded by the coding sequence ATGAAACGCAGTTTGACATTGGTTTTAACTTTTGTACTTTCAGTGTTTTTTGCCGGAGCTCTTTTTGCAGCAGAAGGCGGAGAAGCGGGCGGCTACCAGATTGACACGCTTCAGGTGTTAAGAAGCAGCTGGGTTATTATACTTATGCTTGTGCTTTCAATTGTTGTTGTGGGCGTAACCGTGGAAAGGTTTATGTATTTTCAGAAAAATAAACTTGATTCAGATAAATTTATGGCCAAGATTAAGGGTTATATAGTTGATAAAAAGTTTGAAGAAGCGGAAGAATTCTGCAAAAATACAAAAGGCAACGTTCCAAAAGTTATTCTTGAAGGGCTTGAAAACAGGTTTCTTCCAAGGGAAGAAGTTTCAAAGCTTATGGAAGTTGCCCATATGGAACAGAAGATAAACATGGAACGCTACCTTGGCGTCCTTGGAACCCTGGGTAACATTTCGCCGTTTATCGGGCTTCTTGGAACGGTTCTTGGTATCATAAAAGCTTTTAAAGACCTTGCTTCGTCAGCCGGCGGAGGGCCGGAAGTTGTTATGGTAGGTATAGCCGAAGCCCTTATAGCCACGGCCGCGGGCCTTGCAGTTGCTATCCCGGCCGTTGTTATGTTTAACATATACACAAAAAGGGTAAAAAACATAGCGGTAGAAATGGAAGCTATGGCTAAAAAAATGCTGGTATTACTTGCGAACTACGCGGAGGGCTCCAATGCAGGCCGGAGGAAATAG